One part of the Phragmites australis chromosome 3, lpPhrAust1.1, whole genome shotgun sequence genome encodes these proteins:
- the LOC133911109 gene encoding acyl-[acyl-carrier-protein] desaturase 4, chloroplastic-like encodes MATQGLTTVATVKLCSLDRRNTSSARLGGLRLLYPAYPSVHALRACASGCSSIGGAGRWTAATTAASASVAAPGGRGGVEMERPPVPREQVEIIRSLNGWVAENMLPLLSPVESAWQPHDYLPRSSAEPGSSEAEAFDAFTEGVADLRAGAACLPDDVLVCLVGNMVTEEALPTYQSMGNRTEGSGDETGSSTLPWARWLRGWTAEENRHGDLLNRYLYLTGRVDMRQVETTIHHLLRNGMEMLVPKSPYHSLIYGAFQERATFISHSHTARLAGQHGDRALAKICGVITADERRHEAGYTKACAKLFYLDPDGMMRALGYVMRGKVTMPGQLMSDGRADVDTLFARFSAVAQRVGVYTASDYGDLVEHFVHRWRVAELTGLSSEGRREQEYVCGLAPKIRRMEELAHRRAARSEPSLVRFSWIFDRSVLG; translated from the exons ATGGCGACTCAAGGGCTTACTACGGTGGCAACGGTCAAGCTCTGCTCCCTCGACCGGAGAAACACGAGCTCAGCGAGATTGGGAGGACTCAGGCTTCTCTACCCTGCATACCCCAG TGTGCACGCCCTGCGTGCATGTGCATCCGGCTGCAGCAGCATAGGCGGGGCAGGGAGATGGACTGCTGCTACCACGGCTGCGTCGGCATCGGTCGCGGCACCAGGCGGCAGAGGTGGGGTGGAGATGGAGCGGCCGCCGGTGCCGCGGGAGCAGGTGGAGATCATCCGTTCGCTGAACGGGTGGGTGGCGGAGAACATGCTCCCGCTGCTCAGTCCCGTGGAGTCCGCGTGGCAGCCGCACGACTACCTGCCGCGCTCCTCCGCGGAGCCCGGCAGTTCGGAGGCCGAGGCATTTGACGCGTTCACGGAGGGAGTGGCGGATCTGCGGGCAGGCGCGGCGTGCCTGCCTGACGACGTGCTCGTGTGTCTGGTGGGCAACATGGTGACGGAGGAGGCGCTGCCCACGTACCAGAGCATGGGCAACCGCACTGAGGGCTCCGGCGACGAGACGGGCTCCAGCACGCTCCCCTGGGCACGATGGTTACGCGGCTGGACCGCCGAGGAGAACCGCCATGGCGACCTCCTCAACCGCTACCTCTACCTCACCGGCCGCGTCGACATGCGCCAGGTCGAGACCAccatccaccacctcctccgcaACGGCATG GAAATGCTGGTTCCCAAGAGCCCATACCACAGCTTGATCTACGGCGCGTTCCAGGAGCGCGCCACCTTCATCTCCCACAGCCACACGGCGAGGCTCGCGGGGCAGCACGGCGACCGGGCGCTCGCCAAGATCTGCGGTGTCATAACCGCCGACGAGAGGCGGCACGAGGCGGGGTACACCAAGGCGTGCGCCAAGCTGTTCTACTTGGACCCCGACGGCATGATGCGCGCGCTGGGCTACGTCATGCGCGGGAAGGTGACCATGCCGGGGCAGCTCATGTCGGACGGCCGCGCCGACGTCGACACCCTGTTCGCGCGGTTCTCCGCTGTGGCGCAGCGCGTCGGCGTGTACACGGCCAGCGACTATGGCGACCTCGTGGAGCACTTCGTGCACCGGTGGCGAGTTGCGGAGCTCACCGGGCTGTCCAGCGAGGGCCGCCGCGAGCAGGAGTACGTTTGCGGTCTGGCGCCCAAGATCCGGAGGATGGAGGAGCTGGCACACCGGAGGGCGGCCCGCAGCGAGCCCAGCCTTGTCCGGTTCAGTTGGATCTTCGACAGGTCGGTGCTGGGCTGA